A window of the Nocardia sp. NBC_01329 genome harbors these coding sequences:
- a CDS encoding MFS transporter, whose product MKSRWWTITIILGLVVVNYVDRSAISFAASDLRDEFGITTSQYGVISSAFSIGYMLFALLSGPLVDRFGSRRVLIAGMFIWAAATGLTPFAGGFVGLILLRLVLGAGEAPCFPAATRIASRWLPVHERGKALALIGGVAVSGSLLVGGPILTQLIELTSWRGMFWVLAVAGIVWVVVAYPFLKNSPSEASFVSKEELAYIKSGQAEGEDSGHESKVDWGEILRNRNLWLVGLGYFAWGFMFWAFMYWLPQYLEQEFGLSIKEVGGFSVAPWAAGVVGALAGGILVDRVYKRTESIRSRFLIIGVALLLAGASIVPILFFPGNLTVALICISAGVGFGFITGGIWWVASIDAAPTQPGTAAGFADACFALSGIIAPSVMGFIVSETGTYDGGFIVMTVLCLIGAAAMLFFTVEPERPASPRVRPGESEGELTTTS is encoded by the coding sequence ATGAAATCGCGTTGGTGGACAATCACCATCATCTTGGGCCTGGTGGTGGTGAATTATGTCGATCGCAGCGCCATCTCGTTCGCAGCCAGTGATCTGCGGGACGAGTTCGGTATCACGACCAGCCAGTACGGCGTCATCAGTTCCGCATTCTCGATCGGCTATATGCTTTTCGCCCTGCTCTCGGGGCCGCTGGTCGACCGGTTCGGATCGCGCCGCGTCCTCATCGCGGGGATGTTCATTTGGGCCGCGGCCACGGGGCTGACCCCGTTCGCGGGCGGGTTCGTCGGTCTCATCCTGCTGCGTCTCGTCCTCGGCGCCGGTGAAGCGCCCTGCTTCCCGGCCGCGACGCGAATCGCCAGCCGGTGGTTGCCGGTGCACGAACGCGGCAAGGCACTCGCTCTGATCGGCGGTGTCGCCGTGTCCGGCAGCCTGCTGGTCGGCGGGCCGATCCTCACCCAGCTGATCGAGCTGACCAGCTGGCGGGGCATGTTCTGGGTGCTCGCGGTCGCCGGAATCGTCTGGGTGGTCGTGGCGTATCCGTTCCTGAAGAACTCCCCGAGCGAAGCGTCCTTCGTCTCGAAGGAAGAACTGGCCTACATCAAGTCGGGCCAGGCCGAAGGTGAGGACAGCGGACACGAGTCGAAGGTCGACTGGGGCGAGATCCTGCGCAACCGCAACCTGTGGCTCGTCGGACTCGGCTACTTCGCCTGGGGATTCATGTTCTGGGCCTTCATGTACTGGCTCCCCCAGTACCTGGAGCAAGAATTCGGGCTCTCCATCAAGGAGGTCGGCGGATTCTCGGTGGCACCGTGGGCGGCCGGTGTGGTCGGCGCGCTCGCCGGCGGCATCCTGGTGGACCGCGTGTACAAGCGCACCGAGAGCATCCGGTCGCGGTTCCTCATCATCGGTGTGGCGCTGCTGCTCGCCGGTGCCTCGATCGTCCCGATCCTGTTCTTCCCGGGCAATCTCACCGTCGCCCTGATCTGCATCTCCGCCGGCGTCGGTTTCGGGTTCATCACCGGCGGGATCTGGTGGGTGGCCTCGATCGACGCCGCACCGACCCAGCCCGGTACGGCGGCCGGTTTCGCCGACGCGTGCTTCGCCCTCTCCGGGATCATCGCTCCGTCGGTCATGGGCTTCATCGTCTCCGAGACCGGCACCTACGACGGCGGTTTCATCGTCATGACGGTGCTGTGCCTGATCGGCGCGGCGGCGATGCTGTTCTTCACTGTGGAACCGGAGCGTCCGGCGTCGCCGCGGGTACGCCCCGGAGAATCGGAGGGCGAGCTCACCACCACGAGCTGA
- a CDS encoding FAD-dependent oxidoreductase, with product MDGPDFDLVVAGAGGGLVAALRAAELGANVLVVDADEHFQRGNNTSMCTAMIPAAGTRWQHAAGVQDSPDRFLADIDRKTGGTADTRLARALAGAGAPLVTWLADVQELDLELVTDFRYPGHSADRCHTIPGRHGSRLLRHLVERARAHPRIELIAPMSLREVYTTDGRVSGVEIATPDGNSEHLTTPAVLLATNGFGADSDLVRRWIPEIADAHYHGGRFSRGDALRIGRGLGADTGYLDAYQGHAALSSRSQTLIGWATVVHGGVIVNSEGRRFAPETTGYSEFAAILAAQPGGTGWIVIDEHIEELCSVFDDFRTVADSGSLVRAATAAELAQRIGVPAATLDDELTAVRRAATGEEADRQGRTDERHPLTAPYVAIAVTPALFHTQGGLVVDEHARVLADGSPVPGLYASGGAAIGISGHGAGGYLAGNGLITALGLAYLAAEHVTSPVTA from the coding sequence GTGGACGGTCCGGATTTCGATCTCGTCGTCGCCGGCGCGGGTGGCGGGCTGGTCGCCGCACTACGCGCCGCCGAACTCGGCGCGAACGTGCTCGTGGTCGATGCCGACGAGCACTTCCAGCGCGGTAACAACACCTCGATGTGCACCGCGATGATCCCCGCCGCCGGCACCCGCTGGCAGCACGCCGCGGGCGTCCAGGACAGCCCGGACCGCTTCCTCGCCGATATCGACCGCAAAACCGGCGGTACCGCCGATACCCGGCTCGCCCGCGCGCTGGCCGGGGCAGGCGCCCCGCTGGTCACCTGGCTGGCCGACGTGCAGGAACTCGACCTCGAACTGGTCACCGACTTCCGCTACCCCGGGCACAGCGCCGACCGCTGTCACACCATCCCCGGCCGGCACGGCTCCCGGCTGCTGCGCCACCTCGTGGAGCGCGCCCGGGCTCACCCCCGGATCGAACTGATCGCTCCGATGAGCCTGCGCGAGGTGTACACCACCGACGGCCGGGTCAGCGGAGTCGAGATCGCGACCCCGGATGGGAACAGCGAACACCTGACCACCCCCGCCGTACTGCTCGCGACCAACGGCTTCGGCGCCGACAGCGATCTGGTCCGCCGATGGATCCCGGAGATCGCCGACGCGCACTACCACGGCGGCCGGTTCAGCCGCGGCGACGCGCTGCGGATCGGCCGGGGCCTGGGCGCCGATACCGGCTACCTCGACGCCTACCAAGGGCACGCGGCGCTCTCCTCGCGCAGCCAGACCCTCATCGGCTGGGCCACCGTCGTACACGGCGGCGTCATCGTGAACAGCGAAGGCCGCCGATTCGCACCCGAGACCACCGGCTACTCGGAATTCGCGGCCATCCTCGCCGCGCAGCCCGGCGGTACCGGTTGGATCGTCATCGACGAACACATCGAAGAGCTGTGCTCGGTGTTCGACGATTTCCGTACGGTCGCCGACAGCGGATCACTGGTCCGTGCCGCGACCGCCGCCGAACTGGCCCAACGGATCGGCGTACCGGCCGCGACGCTGGACGACGAACTCACGGCTGTCCGGCGCGCAGCGACGGGCGAGGAAGCGGATAGGCAGGGCCGCACCGACGAGCGACATCCGCTCACCGCGCCCTACGTCGCCATCGCCGTTACTCCCGCCCTGTTCCACACGCAGGGAGGGCTGGTCGTCGACGAACACGCGCGGGTACTGGCCGATGGTTCGCCGGTCCCCGGTCTCTACGCCTCGGGCGGCGCGGCCATCGGGATCTCCGGCCACGGCGCCGGGGGCTATCTCGCCGGCAACGGACTCATCACCGCACTCGGGCTGGCCTACCTCGCCGCCGAGCACGTGACCAGCCCGGTCACCGCCTGA
- a CDS encoding CaiB/BaiF CoA transferase family protein, with the protein MNDESQPTGPLRGIKVLDASTILAGPLTAQILGDFGAEVIKIEHPQKPDGMRGHGLDKDGIPLWWKMVARNKQTLTLNLSIPDGQQIFRDLAAEADVVIENFRPGTFERWGLSYAELADRNPGLIMLRVTGFGQHGPYSKRPAFGTLVESMSGFAHLTGQPDGPPTLPAFGLADSIAGVAGSSAISMALFERERNGGTGQEVDLDLLTPMMTAVGPGVIYADQLGIDQERTGNRSQNNAPRNLYRTKDDHWVAISTSAQAIAERVMRLVGHPEVIDEEWFATGRTRAQHADLLDTYVGDWIAERTRDEVTSVFEEAGAAVAPVYRPSDLLTDPQVVATDMVTTVEDSELGPMRMQNVMWRMTRSPGAIRHTGRPAGADTDKVLTHLGRSPEDIDDLRARGVI; encoded by the coding sequence TTGAACGACGAGTCGCAGCCGACCGGCCCGCTACGCGGAATCAAGGTCCTCGATGCCTCCACCATCCTGGCCGGACCGCTGACCGCGCAGATCCTGGGCGATTTCGGAGCCGAGGTCATCAAGATCGAGCACCCGCAGAAACCGGACGGGATGCGCGGCCACGGCCTCGACAAGGACGGCATACCGCTGTGGTGGAAGATGGTCGCCCGGAACAAGCAGACCCTCACACTGAACCTGAGCATCCCCGACGGCCAGCAGATCTTCCGGGATCTGGCCGCCGAAGCGGACGTGGTGATCGAGAACTTCCGGCCGGGCACCTTCGAACGCTGGGGTCTGTCCTACGCGGAACTGGCGGACCGTAATCCCGGACTGATCATGCTGCGCGTCACCGGTTTCGGACAGCACGGACCGTATTCGAAACGGCCCGCGTTCGGGACACTGGTCGAATCGATGAGCGGCTTCGCCCACCTGACCGGGCAGCCCGACGGACCGCCGACGCTGCCCGCTTTCGGGCTCGCCGATTCCATCGCCGGTGTCGCCGGTTCCTCGGCGATCTCGATGGCGCTGTTCGAACGCGAACGCAACGGCGGCACCGGGCAAGAGGTCGATCTCGACCTGCTCACCCCGATGATGACCGCGGTCGGCCCCGGGGTGATCTACGCCGATCAACTCGGGATCGATCAGGAGCGGACCGGTAACCGGTCGCAGAACAACGCGCCGCGAAACCTCTACCGCACCAAGGACGACCACTGGGTCGCGATCTCCACCAGCGCCCAGGCCATCGCCGAACGGGTCATGCGACTGGTGGGTCACCCCGAGGTGATCGACGAGGAATGGTTCGCGACCGGGCGCACCCGCGCCCAGCACGCGGACCTGCTCGACACATACGTCGGCGACTGGATCGCCGAACGAACCCGTGACGAGGTCACGAGTGTTTTCGAAGAAGCCGGCGCGGCCGTCGCGCCGGTCTACCGTCCGAGCGACCTGCTCACCGATCCGCAGGTCGTCGCCACCGACATGGTCACCACCGTCGAGGACAGCGAGCTCGGCCCCATGCGCATGCAGAACGTCATGTGGCGCATGACCCGATCGCCCGGGGCGATCCGGCACACCGGCCGACCCGCCGGTGCCGATACCGACAAGGTCCTCACCCACCTCGGGCGCAGTCCCGAGGATATCGACGACCTGCGGGCACGCGGGGTCATCTGA
- a CDS encoding HpcH/HpaI aldolase/citrate lyase family protein: MTPRSWLYVPGHRDDRIGKAIDSPADAVVIDLEDAVPVHAKERALTNALAALRTVPPQRRIWLRLNAIGSSWLESELAGLAAAQVPPAGVRLPKAETPESVAATTDRLTCQVHAIIESAAGLLAAPAIAKCHPRVTGIALGEADLAADMRTEAQGLAWARGWIVTAARAAGLSSPVQSVWTAVDDPAGLAESSRAGRAQGFFGRSVIHPDQIGIVNQAYTPSPEEHSRARRIVECAAASQAAGESAVLDENGGFIDPAVVANARVILDRAEATAVRGVRA; encoded by the coding sequence ATGACACCGCGCAGCTGGCTCTATGTACCCGGTCATCGCGACGACCGCATCGGCAAGGCGATCGACAGCCCCGCCGACGCCGTGGTGATCGACCTGGAGGACGCTGTTCCGGTCCACGCGAAGGAACGCGCGCTGACCAATGCCCTTGCCGCGCTGCGCACCGTGCCGCCACAACGGCGGATCTGGTTGCGGCTCAATGCGATCGGGTCATCCTGGCTGGAAAGCGAACTCGCCGGCCTGGCCGCTGCGCAGGTCCCTCCCGCAGGGGTGCGGCTGCCGAAAGCCGAGACGCCCGAATCGGTGGCGGCCACGACCGACCGGCTCACCTGCCAGGTCCATGCCATCATCGAATCGGCCGCGGGCCTGCTCGCGGCACCCGCCATCGCGAAATGCCATCCGCGCGTCACCGGAATCGCGCTGGGGGAAGCGGATCTGGCCGCCGATATGCGTACCGAGGCCCAGGGTCTGGCCTGGGCGCGGGGCTGGATCGTCACGGCAGCGCGCGCCGCCGGACTGTCGTCACCGGTCCAGAGCGTCTGGACCGCGGTCGACGACCCGGCAGGTCTGGCGGAATCGTCGCGCGCCGGACGCGCCCAGGGTTTCTTCGGGCGATCCGTCATCCATCCCGACCAGATCGGCATCGTCAACCAGGCTTATACACCGTCGCCGGAAGAACATAGCCGAGCCCGGCGGATCGTGGAATGCGCGGCCGCGTCGCAGGCGGCGGGTGAATCCGCGGTCCTCGACGAGAACGGCGGCTTCATCGATCCCGCCGTCGTCGCGAACGCCCGCGTGATTCTCGACCGGGCCGAGGCCACCGCAGTACGAGGAGTGAGAGCATGA
- a CDS encoding dihydroorotase, translated as MTSYLIKNGTVVRTENAAPEEGEAADILIVDGKIAAIGANLRSEDAEIVDATGKLIFPGVVDAHQHWGIYNPLAEDTQTESRASAQGGVTTALTYMRTGQYYLNKGGSYADFFPEVLDAAAGRSYIDYAFHLAPMSKEHIGEIPDLAADQGVTSFKIFMFYGSHGLHGRSTSQSDFLMIPEDERYDIAHFEFVMRGVQKAREQFPELAEHISLSLHCETAEIMSAYTKIVEQEGTLSGLAAYSASRPQHSEGLAVTIASFLADETGLPNINLLHLSSAKALKAAMKMAEAFPHVNFRREVTIGHLLTDIDNANGLGAKVNPPIRPREDVEALWEHLLAGNIDWVVSDHACCKDEVKFGEDRDDVFAAKSGFGGTEYLLPGLVTEGRKRGLSLRRIAQLVASNPADRYGLPGKGRLAEGVDADIAIVDPNRTWTVRAADSESTQEYTPFEGSELSAAVTDTFVRGNRVLADGVVTGEPAGRYISRPY; from the coding sequence ATGACCTCGTACCTGATCAAGAACGGCACCGTGGTGCGTACCGAGAACGCGGCCCCCGAGGAGGGCGAGGCCGCGGACATCCTGATCGTCGACGGCAAGATCGCGGCCATCGGCGCGAACCTGCGGTCCGAGGATGCCGAGATCGTCGACGCCACGGGCAAGCTGATCTTCCCCGGTGTGGTGGACGCCCACCAGCACTGGGGTATCTACAACCCCCTGGCCGAGGACACGCAGACCGAATCCCGCGCGAGTGCGCAGGGTGGTGTCACCACCGCGCTGACCTATATGCGGACCGGGCAGTACTACCTGAACAAGGGCGGCTCCTACGCCGATTTCTTCCCGGAGGTCCTCGACGCCGCCGCGGGCCGCAGCTATATCGACTACGCGTTCCATCTGGCGCCGATGTCCAAGGAACATATCGGCGAGATCCCCGACCTGGCCGCGGATCAGGGCGTGACCTCGTTCAAGATCTTCATGTTCTACGGCAGCCACGGGCTGCACGGGCGGTCCACCTCGCAGAGCGATTTCCTGATGATCCCCGAGGACGAGCGCTACGACATCGCCCATTTCGAATTCGTGATGCGCGGGGTGCAGAAGGCCCGTGAGCAGTTCCCCGAACTCGCCGAGCACATCTCGCTGTCGCTGCACTGTGAGACCGCCGAGATCATGAGCGCCTACACCAAGATCGTCGAGCAGGAGGGAACGCTGAGCGGCCTGGCGGCCTACAGTGCCTCGCGCCCGCAGCATTCCGAAGGCCTGGCCGTCACCATCGCGTCCTTCCTGGCCGACGAGACCGGACTGCCGAATATCAACTTGCTGCACCTGAGCTCGGCCAAGGCGCTGAAGGCCGCCATGAAGATGGCCGAGGCTTTCCCGCACGTGAACTTCCGCCGCGAGGTCACCATCGGCCACCTGCTCACCGATATCGACAACGCGAACGGCCTGGGCGCCAAGGTGAATCCGCCGATCCGCCCCCGCGAGGATGTCGAGGCGCTGTGGGAGCATCTGCTCGCCGGCAATATCGACTGGGTCGTCTCCGATCACGCCTGCTGCAAGGACGAGGTCAAATTCGGCGAGGACCGCGACGATGTGTTCGCCGCCAAGTCCGGTTTCGGCGGTACCGAATACCTGCTGCCCGGCCTGGTCACCGAAGGCCGTAAGCGTGGCCTGTCACTGCGCCGGATCGCCCAGCTCGTCGCGTCGAACCCGGCCGACCGCTACGGCCTGCCCGGTAAAGGTCGGCTCGCCGAGGGCGTCGACGCCGATATCGCCATCGTCGACCCGAACCGCACCTGGACCGTGCGCGCCGCGGATTCCGAATCCACCCAGGAATACACGCCGTTCGAGGGCTCCGAGCTGAGTGCCGCGGTCACCGACACCTTCGTGCGCGGGAACCGGGTGCTGGCCGACGGCGTCGTCACCGGCGAGCCCGCGGGCCGCTACATCTCGCGGCCGTACTGA
- a CDS encoding alpha/beta fold hydrolase, with product MPVCTTRDEVNIYYKDWGNGRPVVFIHGWPLNADAWDDQMKCVADHGYRGIAHDRRGHGRSDQPWNGYDFDTFADDLNDLLTGLEIHDATLVAHSMGGGELARYIGRHGTERVHSAVLLSAIPPLMAKNESNPEGVPDKVFEEIKSGILNERSQFWKDTSEGFFGANRPGNKATQGNRDAFWMMAMRESIQAGVKCVDAFACTDFTEDLRKFDFPTLVVHGDDDQVVPFEATGRKTAEIVQDSTLKVYEGGSHGIALVPGDKEKFNADLLEFLDH from the coding sequence ATGCCTGTGTGCACAACTCGCGACGAAGTGAACATCTATTACAAGGACTGGGGCAACGGACGACCGGTCGTCTTCATCCACGGCTGGCCGCTGAACGCCGATGCCTGGGATGACCAGATGAAATGCGTGGCCGACCACGGCTACCGCGGTATCGCTCACGACCGGCGCGGCCACGGCCGCTCGGATCAACCGTGGAACGGTTACGATTTCGATACCTTCGCCGATGACCTGAACGATCTGCTGACCGGTCTCGAGATCCACGACGCGACGCTGGTCGCGCACAGTATGGGCGGCGGCGAGCTCGCCCGGTATATCGGCCGGCACGGCACCGAACGAGTACATTCCGCGGTACTGCTCTCGGCGATCCCGCCGTTGATGGCCAAGAACGAGAGCAACCCGGAAGGCGTGCCGGACAAGGTTTTCGAAGAGATCAAATCCGGAATCCTGAATGAACGTTCGCAGTTCTGGAAGGACACTTCCGAAGGATTCTTCGGCGCGAACCGCCCCGGCAACAAGGCCACCCAGGGTAATCGCGACGCATTCTGGATGATGGCTATGCGGGAAAGTATCCAGGCCGGTGTGAAATGCGTCGACGCGTTCGCCTGTACCGATTTCACCGAGGACCTGCGGAAGTTCGATTTTCCCACCCTGGTCGTGCACGGTGACGACGACCAGGTGGTCCCGTTCGAGGCCACCGGCCGCAAAACCGCAGAGATCGTGCAGGATTCGACGCTGAAGGTGTACGAGGGCGGTTCGCACGGAATCGCGCTGGTTCCCGGCGACAAGGAGAAGTTCAACGCCGATCTGCTGGAATTCCTCGACCACTGA
- a CDS encoding IclR family transcriptional regulator, which translates to MESSSGGTTSAARAADVLLEFGRRSSALGVSEIARSTGMSKAVAHRILTTFVECGLLLYEPSTRRYLLGPAAATLGARALDVSPLRRMAREALVDLQRATGETATVTGRLPGGRVYLDQVESTQEIKMTVDLGRRFDLHSGSSGRIIAAHLSEEEQDDLLSRPLPRLTSTTIVDPASLREALREARERGVCRSSGERQEGAGSIAAPVFGADGAVIGSVSVCGPSYRMTEEACDRYESALIEAAQRVSRALGYRMPDTAGAVAK; encoded by the coding sequence ATGGAGTCCTCCAGTGGAGGCACCACGTCTGCCGCGCGGGCAGCGGATGTGCTGCTCGAGTTCGGCCGCCGATCGAGCGCGCTCGGCGTCTCGGAGATCGCCCGCTCGACCGGTATGTCCAAGGCGGTCGCCCACCGCATCCTGACAACCTTCGTCGAATGCGGTCTACTGCTCTACGAACCCTCGACCCGCCGGTACCTGCTCGGACCGGCGGCGGCGACGCTCGGCGCCCGCGCACTGGACGTATCCCCGCTGCGACGGATGGCCCGCGAGGCCCTGGTGGACCTACAGCGCGCCACAGGCGAGACGGCGACCGTCACCGGGCGGCTGCCCGGGGGGCGCGTCTACCTGGACCAGGTCGAGAGTACTCAGGAAATCAAGATGACCGTCGACCTGGGTCGCCGGTTCGACCTGCACAGTGGCTCGTCGGGCCGCATCATCGCGGCCCACCTCTCCGAGGAAGAACAGGACGATCTGCTGTCGCGGCCGCTGCCCCGGCTGACCAGCACGACCATCGTCGACCCGGCTTCGCTGCGCGAAGCGCTGCGCGAAGCGCGCGAGCGTGGCGTGTGCCGGTCGAGTGGCGAACGTCAGGAGGGCGCCGGGTCGATCGCCGCGCCGGTGTTCGGGGCCGATGGCGCGGTGATCGGGTCGGTATCGGTGTGCGGACCGAGCTACCGGATGACCGAGGAAGCCTGCGACCGCTACGAGAGCGCACTGATCGAAGCGGCGCAGCGGGTCTCGCGCGCGCTGGGCTACCGGATGCCGGATACCGCTGGGGCGGTGGCGAAATGA
- a CDS encoding MmgE/PrpD family protein, giving the protein MSESGHGVSTATSARHDLTGTVVGRLAALAAKTRTAGLSDELRKDVARRVLDVLGNSLAAQGQPSAQAVTAVARGWAGAAAATGIGTGERFPAATAALVNGTLAHSMDSDDTHLPSVLHPSASVVPAALAVGEATGADGAAVLDAAGMGIEIAVRLGMGGYDEELGNSEFFERGQHATSICGAVGSAAAAAMLYGLDAEGIADAMGIAASFGAGLLEANRTGGTVKRAHCGWAAHSGVTAAEFARHGLTGPPTVIEGRFGFLHAFCGDRADTAKVVDRLGEHWELPGIFFKPYPCNHFTHAGIDAARALRGGGLDPDRIAEIELGVPKPVLRTIAEPPAAKAAPESGYHAAFSGPYTVARALLGGSGLGVGHADFTDEAARDPRTLELAALVVSRSDDRCDEIYPHQFPAVLRVRTTDGQWHEARIDHNRGGPADPLSDDELTLKFDLNVAGRLSAVQAGTVAERALGLPSAGSLDHLMSLVRD; this is encoded by the coding sequence ATGAGCGAGTCAGGACACGGTGTGAGCACCGCTACCTCCGCTCGCCACGACCTCACCGGTACCGTCGTCGGCCGGCTCGCCGCCCTGGCCGCGAAGACCCGCACCGCCGGACTCTCCGACGAACTCCGCAAGGATGTGGCCCGGCGCGTCCTGGACGTGCTCGGTAATTCCCTTGCCGCTCAGGGCCAGCCGTCGGCACAGGCCGTTACGGCCGTCGCTCGCGGCTGGGCCGGTGCCGCCGCGGCCACCGGTATCGGTACCGGCGAGCGTTTCCCCGCCGCCACCGCCGCGCTGGTGAACGGCACCCTCGCGCATTCGATGGATTCCGACGACACGCATCTGCCGTCAGTCCTGCACCCGTCGGCCTCGGTTGTCCCGGCGGCCCTCGCGGTCGGCGAGGCCACCGGCGCCGACGGCGCCGCGGTTCTCGACGCGGCAGGAATGGGTATCGAGATCGCGGTACGTCTCGGGATGGGCGGCTACGACGAAGAACTGGGCAACTCCGAATTCTTCGAACGCGGCCAGCACGCGACTTCCATCTGTGGCGCTGTCGGTTCGGCCGCTGCCGCGGCGATGCTGTACGGCCTGGACGCCGAGGGTATCGCCGACGCGATGGGTATCGCCGCCAGTTTCGGTGCCGGTCTGCTGGAAGCCAATCGCACCGGCGGCACTGTCAAACGGGCGCACTGCGGCTGGGCCGCGCATTCGGGCGTGACCGCCGCGGAATTCGCCCGGCACGGCCTCACGGGACCGCCCACCGTGATCGAGGGCCGCTTCGGATTCCTGCACGCCTTCTGCGGTGACCGGGCCGATACGGCCAAGGTCGTCGACCGGCTGGGCGAGCACTGGGAACTCCCGGGGATCTTCTTCAAACCCTATCCGTGCAACCACTTCACCCACGCCGGGATCGATGCCGCCCGCGCACTGCGCGGCGGTGGGCTCGATCCGGACCGGATCGCGGAAATCGAATTGGGCGTGCCGAAGCCGGTGCTGCGCACAATCGCCGAACCGCCTGCGGCGAAGGCCGCGCCGGAATCCGGTTACCACGCGGCCTTCTCGGGGCCGTACACGGTGGCGCGGGCACTGCTCGGCGGTTCCGGACTGGGCGTGGGACATGCCGACTTCACCGACGAAGCCGCCCGGGATCCGCGTACCCTCGAGTTGGCCGCACTCGTGGTCAGCCGGAGCGACGACCGGTGCGACGAGATCTACCCGCATCAGTTCCCGGCCGTGCTACGAGTACGGACCACCGACGGACAGTGGCACGAAGCGCGGATCGACCACAATCGCGGTGGCCCCGCCGACCCGCTCTCCGATGACGAACTCACCCTGAAATTCGATTTGAACGTGGCGGGTCGATTGTCGGCGGTGCAGGCGGGCACCGTTGCCGAGCGAGCGCTCGGACTGCCCTCGGCCGGATCGCTGGATCACCTGATGTCGCTCGTCCGGGACTGA
- a CDS encoding cyclase family protein, with protein sequence MTEQTVTTAPDALLNAVVSSDVDYVELGHPYTTGMPCSPNHPGFRMTLIRRHGDMVRPDGGSAANEIIVTGGHVGTHVDALSHVSHCGKLHGDIDAEEAQRGGRFAELGAETIPFMLRRGLLLDVPRVRGVEALEAGQAVTEQDLRDAADAAGVTPRRGDVVLIRTGWARHFDNAQRYLGQQDGVPGADVGAAQWLAAAGIVAAGADTTAFEHIPPGKGHSVLPVHRVLLVENGIHIIEHLNLEDASARGLTEFTFVMAPLRITGGTGSPVRPVAVVPA encoded by the coding sequence ATGACCGAACAAACCGTGACCACCGCGCCGGACGCGCTGTTGAACGCGGTGGTGAGCAGCGATGTCGACTATGTCGAGCTCGGTCATCCGTATACGACCGGGATGCCCTGTTCGCCCAACCATCCCGGTTTCCGGATGACCCTGATCCGCCGGCACGGCGATATGGTCCGCCCGGACGGCGGATCGGCGGCCAACGAGATCATCGTGACCGGTGGGCACGTCGGCACCCATGTGGATGCCCTCTCGCATGTGAGTCACTGCGGCAAACTGCACGGCGATATCGACGCCGAAGAGGCGCAGCGCGGCGGCCGGTTCGCCGAACTCGGCGCCGAGACGATCCCGTTCATGCTGCGGCGAGGGCTGCTCTTGGATGTGCCGCGGGTCCGCGGCGTCGAAGCCCTCGAGGCAGGTCAGGCCGTCACCGAACAGGATCTGCGCGACGCCGCGGACGCCGCCGGGGTGACGCCACGGCGCGGAGATGTCGTACTGATCCGTACCGGCTGGGCCCGCCATTTCGACAATGCCCAGCGCTACCTCGGCCAGCAGGACGGGGTTCCGGGTGCCGATGTGGGTGCGGCGCAGTGGCTCGCCGCGGCCGGGATCGTGGCCGCGGGCGCGGATACCACTGCCTTCGAACATATCCCGCCGGGCAAGGGACACAGTGTCCTGCCGGTACACCGGGTGCTGCTGGTGGAGAACGGGATCCACATCATCGAACATCTGAACCTGGAGGATGCGAGTGCGCGCGGCCTCACCGAATTCACCTTCGTGATGGCGCCGCTGCGCATCACCGGCGGGACCGGGTCGCCGGTGCGCCCGGTCGCGGTGGTGCCGGCATGA